A stretch of DNA from Thalassospiraceae bacterium LMO-SO8:
TCATGCGTCCTTCCAGGGTCAGATCCCGGACCGCCGCCCCTGCATATTCGATGGCGTAACCGACGCCGCCCGACGCCCCCAGATCCCGGATCACGGCCATGACGAGGTCCTTTGCCGTGATCCCCTGGGCCGCATCGCCCCGGAAGGTCACGCGCATGTTCTTCATGCGGCGGTAAACCAGGGTCTGCGTCGCCAGAACGTGTTCGATCTCCGACGTCCCGATGCCGAAACCGAGCGCGCCGAAAGCGCCGTATGTCGTGGTGTGGCTGTCGCCGCAGGCGACGACCATGCCCGGCTGCACGCGGCCCGTTTCGGGCACGACGACGTGTTCGATCCCCTGACGGTCGTCGAACAGGTCGAATATCTCGATCCCGTGGCGGGCACAGTTGCGGACCAGGTTTTCGACCTGCAAGCGCGCGTCCGCGTCGGCGATTTCGTCGAGGCTGCCCAGACGGCGGGTCGGATTGACGTGGTCGACGACGGCAAGATGGGTATCCGGCCGCCACACGGGCCGCCCCCGGTCGTGCAGCCCGGAAAACGCCTGGGGGCTGGTGTATTCGTTCATCACATGCAGATCGACGTACAACAGGACCAGCCCGTCGCCGAAGTCCCGCACCATATGGCTGTCGCAAAGCTTGTCGTAGAGGGTCCTTGCCCCTCCGTCGGTGTTACCCATTTCTTCCTCTGCCTAAAGAACGGAAATGCCGAGCCCGTCGATCGCGGCCAGCAGTTTGCGCGCCCCGGTTTCACGCTGTTCGAAATGTTCCTGACGGGCCCGTTCCGGATCGCCCGACGCCAGCGTTTTGACCAATTTTCGATGGGCCTTGAGCGACGCCGCCTGCGTGCCTTCCGGCCGCGCCCGGTCGGCCACGAAATGGGCGCGCTGTGACAGATCCCGATAGGCGTAACCAACCTTGATCAGCGCCGGGTTGCCGGACAGGTCCAGCAAACGGCGGTGAAAGGCCTCGTCCACTTCGGTCCAGCGATGCATGTCCCCGGCCTTGATGGCGTCCGCCATGTCGTCGCAGATCGCGTTCAGGCCGTCGGTCTCGGCGCGGGACGGCCCCCGCTCGGCGATCAGGCCGACTGCCATCACCTCGACCGAGGTGACGACCTGATAGAGGTCGCGCAGATTGTCCCGCGACAGAAGCTTCACGAAGATCCCCTTGCGCGGAAGGATGTCGACAAATCCTTCGGACTTAAGCCGCTGCAACGCCTCGCGCACGGGCGTGCGGCTGATGTCGAGTTCCTGCGCGATCGATCGTTCGTCCAGCGGCGTGCCGGGGTGGAAGCCGTTGGTGATGATCCGGCGCTTGATCCATTCATAGGCCGCATCGCTGCTGAGCAGGGCCGGCGCTTCGGCATCTGGTTTTTCAAGAACGGCCAGCATCGATCGATCCAATCGGTGGTGTTTGGCGGCCGCGCCGAATGAACGTCATCAGCGGGCGACTCAATGGTTGAACTCGGATTCAATATCTATAATATATTTACTGGCATGCCAATTGAAAATCCAAAATGACGGGCCCCGGGATCACCACCTCCCAGGTTGATCAAAGCCTTGCTATCGGAAGGCGCGAAATCGCCCGCGGAACATCCAACCCACTGACCGCCGCATTTGTCCCTGGATGCGGCGGTATTCTTTTGTCCGGCGGACAGCTAGAGAACTTTCCCCTCGAACGGATGCCAGGCGTCCTTGTGTTCGATCTCGACCACCCACAAATCCGGGTCGCGCTTGATCGCGCGCTGGATGTAGTCGTCGGCCTCGGCCTCCGGCACCGTTTCGCCCTTGAAGGCTTCGAGCCAGCCGAGCTTGCCGTCCATGTCCGTGGCCTGGGTCAGCAGGCGGCAGGTCCCGTCGAGACGGTTCAATTTCAGGATCAGCGTCCCCGCCCGGTCGTCGCCCCGGCGCACCACCATGGCCGGCACGCCGTCGGCGTTGCAGCGGCGCACATGAGCCATGATCCATACGTCGGATGAGATGCGGTCGCTGACCATTTCGGTTTCCAGTCCAGGTTCGGGATTGATAGTATCGCGCATCCATAGGGAAGAGGAACATGCCATGGCCGGTCCGGCCATCAACCTGGAAAACGTCAGCAAAAGCTTCGGCACCAATAAGGTGCTGCGGGGCATCGATCTGGACGTGCCGGCGGGCGGGTCTCTGGTCGTCATCGGGCCGTCGGGCACGGGCAAGACGGTGTTGCTGAAAACCCTGATCGGCGTCCATGCCCCGGACGGCGGGCGCATCACCATCGACGGCACGGACGTGACCGCCCTCGACACCGGCGAAAAGCGCGCGCTGTACGGCCGGTTCGGCATGCTGTTCCAGAAATCGGGCCTGTTCGACAGCCTGCCGGTCTGGGAAAACGTCGCCTTCCGCCTGTTGCAGCAGGACGGCATGACCCGCCCCGAGGCCCGCGACCGCGCCATCGACAAGCTGGGCCTGGTCGGTCTGGCCCCGGGCGAAGCGGATTTATTTCCATCCGAATTGTCCGGCGGCATGCAGAAGCGCGTGGGCATCGCGCGGGCCATGGCGGCGAACCCTGACGTGTTGTTGCTGGACGAGCCCACGGCGGGCCTCGACCCCATCATGTCCAACATCATCAACGACCTGATCCTGGAGGTCATGGACAAGACCGGGGCGACGGTAATCTCCGTCAATTCGGACATGCGGGGTGCTGGCCGCACGGCCCAGCGCGCCGCCATGATCTATGACGGGCGCATCATCTGGCATGGCCCGACGTCCGACATGCGCGACAGCGGCAACCCCTACGTCGATCAGTTCGTCAACAGCCGCGCCGAAGGCCCGATCCCGACCATCGTCGACCCGGCGGCTGTCGCCTAGCCGGTCTCTCCGTCCCTTGGCACGCGCGACGGTTTGGTCAGGATGAACCAGGCGCCATAGGCCATGACGGCGGCGGTGAGGGCCACCATGTATCCCGGCAGATCGCGGAAAAAGATGATGTAGACGAGGCTTGCCGACATCGCCGTGCAGGCGAAAATCTTGGCCGATACCGGAATGACCCCATAGCGGTCCCACTTGCGCAGCGGCGGGCCGAACAGGCGGTGATGGTAGAGCCAGTCGTGAAACCGTTTGCTGGACCGCGCGAAACACCATAGCGCGATCAGCATGAACGGCGTCGTCGGCAACACCGGAAGAATGACGCCGACCACCCCCAGAGCGACGAAGCCCCAGCCGAGAACGATCAGCACGGCGTTCCTGGCAGCCCTGGTCACGCGGATTTCCTTTGCGCCCGTTAAGCGGCGGCGGTTCATCTTCGCGGTGACGCGAAGTCACCGTTATATTACCGATGGCTTAGGTGATTTCCCACTGTTGGCGTAGTACTGTTACATAATTCCGGACGGAGAAGAATTCGGATGACGGGAAGGGATAAAAAACCGGCGCATCCCGCGGATGCACCCGACACGGCCCTGCTCTCCGGTCTGGACCATCTGGACCAGGGAGTGATCGTCATTGGCGCCGATCTGATGGTCCGCGCCGGAAACCGCATCCTTTACGATATCTACGAATTCCCAGAGGGCTTCATCCAGATCGGCATGCCCATGGCCGATGTGTTCCGCTTCCTTGCCCAACGCGGCGACTACGGCCCCGGGGATCCGGACGCGATCACCGAAAACATGCTGGACCTGATCCGCAAGGGCAGGCGGTTCAACACCGAAATCCACCTCAGCACCGGACGGTTCGTCGAAATCCGCCGCTCGCCCCTGCCTGACGGCGGCATGATCGCCGTCACCACCGACGTGACCGACCGTCACGACGCGGCGGAAGCGCTCCGCCAAAGCGAACAGCGGTTCCGCGACATCGCCGAAATCGCCTCGGACTGGTTCTGGGAAATGGATGCGGACCTGCGGTTTTCCTACTTCTCGGACCGCAACCGCGACATGCTGGGGTTCGACATGGCCTCCATCATCGGCAAGCGGCGCACCGACATCACGCCCGAGAACATCGATGCCCAGAAGTGGCGCGACCACTTGGGCGACCTGGAGGCGCACCGCCCGTTTCAGGACTTCCGCTATGACATCCGCCCCCCTGGCGCCGACATTCGCCACATCTCGATCAGCGGCAAGCCGGTGTTCGGGCCGGATGGGGATTTCCTCGGCTACCGCGGGGTCGGGCGCGACGTGACCCGCGAAAACGCCGCCGAGACGGCGTTGAGGGCGAACGTTTCACTGCTGCAAGCGACCCTGGAGGCGACCGCCGACGGAATCCTTGTGTCGGATCTGGAGCGCCGAATTCAGGCATTCAATCAGCGTTTCATCGAAATGTTCGCCGTGCCCGAAGACCTGATCGCGACAGGCGACGGCTGGAAGGTGCGCGACTGGATCGCCGACCACGCGTTGGACCCGGAAACGTTTTTCGCCGATGTGGAGCGAATCTTCGCTGAACCGGACAAGGAGTTTCGCACCTCCCTGAGGATGAAGGACGGCCGGGTCATCGAACGCTATACGCGCCCGCAATACCTGAGCGACGCCATCGTCGGCCGCGTCATCAGTTTCCGCGACGCAACCGACCAGATCCGCACGGCCGAGGAACTGCATTCACAAAAGACCATGCTGGAAACCGTGTTCCGCGACGTCCCCGACGCCATGGTTCTGGTCGACACAGACCGCCGCATCCGCATGTGCAATCCGGCGTTCACCCGGGTATTCGGTTTCGAGGCCGATGACGTCATCGGCCGCACGGCGGAATTCCTGTACGAAAATGACGAGGTGTACCAACGGGACGGCTGCGCCCGCATTGTCGCGGCGGGGGACACCATCCTGGACCCCTGCATCATCCCCTACAGGCACAAAAGCGGCGAGGTCTTTCCCGGCGAGACCGTGGCCTCGTCACTGCGCGCCAAGAACGGCGACATCATCGGATTCATCGCCGTCATCCGCGACGTCGGCGCCCGCATCAAGGCGGAAGCCGAACGCCTGGAAGCCCTGGAACTGGCCGAGGACGCCAATCGGGCCAAATCCGCCTTTCTCGCCAACGTCAGCCACGACCTGCGCACGCCCCTGAACGCGGTCCTGGGTTTCGCCGAAATCATCAAACAGCAGCTTCTGGGTCCCGTCGGCCACCCAAAATACGTCGAATATGCCAAGGACATCCGCGATAGCGGCGCCTATCTCCTGGACCTGGTCAACGACCTTCTGGACATTTCCACCATCGAGGCCGGCCAACGCGCGATCCGCCGCGAATCGATCCGCCTGGCCCCCTTCTTCTCCGAATGCACCAAGGCGGCGACCGCGCGGGTCGCCAACGGCGCGATCGTCGGCGTGGCCATGGACCCGGATATGCCGGCCCTCAAGGCCGACCGCCGGGCCCTGAAGCAGGTAATCTTGAACCTGCTGTCGAATTCCCTGAAGTTCACGCCATCGGAAGGGCAGATCGTCCTGACCGCCCGCCGGGCCAAGGACCGGACCACCTTCAGCGTCGCCGACACGGGCAAGGGTATCCCCAAGGAAAACCTGAAGGACATCACCCAGGCCTTCGAACGGGGACAGTCAAGCGCCTATGCCACGGCCGACGGCACCGGCCTGGGCCTGGCCATCGCGCGATCCCTGGTCGAACTGCACGGGGGCGAGTTGACCATCGAGAGCGAGGTCGGCAAAGGCACCGAGGTTTCCTTTTTCATCCCGGACCGGGCTTAGGCCACGGACTCATACTCCTTGGCGCGGCGGCGTTTTTTTGGCAGAACACGGGGCTGCCCATTTTTCTGAACCGGAGCATTTCCACCCATGACCGACCCCACGCCCCCCGCGGCCGTTGACGGCGCACCTTCCGCCGAACCGGACGCGGACGGCCCCCGCGACTTCATCCGTGACATCATCCGGGACGACCTAGCGGCGGGGCGGGCCAAGGGCGTGGTGACGCGGTTTCCGCCGGAACCCAACGGTTATCTGCACATCGGCCATGCCAAGTCGATCTGCCTGAATTTCGGCGTCGCCCAGGAATTCGGCGGCGTGTGCAATCTGCGCTTCGACGACACCAACCCGGCCAAGGAAGAACAGGAATTCATCGACGCCATCATGGCCGACGTGCGCTGGCTGGGCTTCGATTGGGGCGACAACCTGTTCCATGCCTCGGACTATTTTGAACAGCTCTATCAATGGGCAGAGCATCTGATCGAAAACGGCCTGGCTTACGTGGACGAACTGTCCGCCGACGACATCCGCGAATACCGCGGCACCCTGACCCAGCCGGGCAAGCCGAGCCCCTGGCGCGACCGGCCCACGGATGAAAGCCTGGACCAGTTCCGCCGCATGCGGGCGGGTGAATTCGCCGACGGCGCCAAGGTGCTGCGCGCCAAGATCGACATGGGCCACGGCAACATGAACATGCGCGATCCGGTGATCTACCGCATCGTCAAAAAACCGCATCCGCGCACGGGCGACACCTGGTGCATCTACCCGACCTACGACTACGCCCACGGCCAGTCGGACGCCCTGGAACAGGTGACCCATTCGCTCTGCACGCTGGAGTTCGAGGACCATCGCCCGCTCTATGACTGGCTGATCGAACACCTGCCGGTGCCGTCGCGCCCGCGTCAGTATGAATTCGCGCGCCTGAACCTGGGTTACACCGTGCTGTCCAAGCGGCGCCTGACGCAACTGGTCGCGGACGGCCACGTATCGGGGTGGGACGATCCGCGCATGCCGACCCTCACCGGCCTGCGCCGGCGCGGCATTCCGCCGGAAACCATCCGCGATTTCGTGTCCCGCCTGGGCATCACCAAGCAGGACAGCCAGGTCGAATTCTCGCTGCTGGAACATTGCGTGCGCGAGCATCTGAACAAGACGGCCGAACGTCGCATGGCCGTCCTGCGGCCTCTCAAGGTGGTGATCGAGAACTTCCCCGAGGGCGAGGTCGACAACCTGGACGCAATCAACAACCCGGAAGACCCGGACGGCGGCGGCCACACCGTACCGTTCAGCCGCGAGATCTATATCGAGCAGGAAGACTTCATGGAGGACCCGCCCAAGAAGTTCTTCCGCCTGGGTCCCGGCCGCGAGGTGCGCCTGCGCTACGCCTATTTCATCACCTGCACGGACGTCGTCAAGGACGCCCAGGGCAACGTGATCGAAATCCGCGCGACCTACGACCCCGAAACCCGGGGCGGCGACGCGCCGGACGGGCGCAAGGTCAAGGGCACGCTGCATTGGGTGTCGGCCACCCATGCGGTGAAGGCCCAGGTCCGGCTCTACGACCATCTGTTCCGGGAAGAAGCCCCCGGTTCCGGCGGCCGCGACTATCTGGACGACCTCAATCCCGCCTCCCTGGAAGTGATCCGGGACGCCATGCTGGAGCCGTCATTGGCCGGCTGGCCGGTCGGCAAGACGTTGCAGTTCGAACGCCTGGGCTATTTCTGCGCCGACCGGGACGGCACGACGGAGGCGCCCGTGTTCAACCGCACCATGACGCTGCGCGACACCTGGGCCAAGGTCCAGAAACAGGGATAGACCGCCGATGAACACGCCCGCGAAGCCGAAGGCCCATTGGTATTTCGACTACATCTCACCCTATGCCTATTTGCAGTTCCATCAGATGGACCGCTTCCGCGACCGCCTGGACATCCGGTTGGAGCCGGTGCTGTTCGCGGGACTTCTCAACGCCTGGGGCCAATTGGGGCCGGCGGAAATTCCCCAGAAACGCATCGCGACCTACAAATTCTGCACCTGGCAGGCGCACCGCATGGGCCTGCCGTTCCGCACGCCGCCGACCCATCCCTACAATCCCCTGGCGACCTTGCGCCTGACCCTGGCGCGGGGGGCCGCCGCGCCCGACGTGGACAAGATCTTCGACGCCATCTGGGGCCGCGGCCTGGACGTCGCCGACCCCGACGTGTTCGCGGACCTGAAGGCGTCTCTCGGTCCCGCCCCCGGCGGGGAACTGGACGATCAGGCCGCCAAGCAGGCGCTCAAGCAGAACACCGACGCCGCCGTGGCCAAGGGCGTGTACGGGGTGCCGACCTTCGCCGTCGAGGACGCCACCGCCGAGGGCGGCTGGCGCCTGTTCTGGGGCTTCGACGCCGGCGACTGGATGCTCGACTGGCTCGACCACCCGGACATGTTCGCCCAGCCCGCCATGCAGGCCGCCGACGATTGCCGGGTCGGCGCCCGCCGCCGCCGGCCCGAGGAAAAAACCGAACAAGCCTAGACAACCAACCACAAGGAACATCCGTCATGCGCCGCCTGCCCGCCGTCACCAAGGACTCCATGAAACCGGAACAGCTAGACCTGTTCGGCAAGATCACCTCCGGCCCCCGGTCCAAGGGCCGCAACGCCATGGATTTCATGGACCGGGACGGCGGCCTGATCGGCCCGTTCAACGCCTATCTCTACTCACCCAAGATCGGCGACGCGGCGCAGACCCTGGCCGGGCTGCTGCGCTTTGACTCCATCCTCCCCGGCGACTTGCGCGAAATCGCCATTTGCGCCGTGGGCCAGCACTGGCAGGCCGATTACGAGTTCTACGCCCATGCCAAGGTGGCGCGGAACGAAGGCGTCGACGAGGCGACCATCGAGGCCCTGCGCCAGGGCAAGCCGCCCGCCGACCCCAAGCACGCCGCCATCGCCGGCTTCGTCTGGGAGATGCTGGCCGAGCGCAAGGTGTCCGACGCCACCTACGCCGCCGCCCACGCCATCCTGGGCGACCAGGGCATGGTCGAACTGGTGCTGCTGGCCGGCTGCTACTGCATGGTCTCGGCCAACCTGAACGTGTTCCGCCCGCCCTTCCCCGAAGGGGTGGATCGCCCGTTTGGCGCCGTCTGACCCTATCTGACCCGACGGGCCCGGTGGTATAACCGGGTCCATCGCAATTCGAGCCCGGAGGCCAATCATGTCCCGCACCGTCTACGTCAACGGCGACTACGTTCCCGAGGAAGAGGCCAAGGTCTCGATCTTCGACCGCGGCTTTCTGTTCGCCGACGGCATCTACGAGGTATCGTCGGTTCTGGACGGCAAGCTGATCGACAATGCCGGGCACATGGCGCGGCTCGCCCGCTCCTTGGCGGAACTGAAGATGGCGCGGCCCTGTTCGGATGACGAGCTGCAGACCATTCAGAAGGAACTGATTGCGCGCAACAATCTGGCCGAAGGCGTGGTCTACATGCAGATCACGCGCGGTGCCGCCGACCGGGACTTCAACTTCCCCAAGGAGGCCACGCCGTCGCTGGTCATGTTCACCCAGGAAAAGAACATCCTGAACAGCCCGACGGCGGCCAAGGGCCTGTCCGTCGTCACCCTGCCCGATATCCGCTGGCACCGGCGCGACATCAAGACCGTGCAATTGCTGGCCTCGTCCCTAGCCAAGCAGACGGCCAAGGACATGGGCGCCGACGACGCCTGGCTGGTCGAGGACGGCTTCGTCACCGAGGGCACGTCCAACAACGCCTTCATCGTCACCGACGACGGCCAGATCATCACCCGCCAGCTGTCGAACGACATCCTGCACGGCATCACCCGCAAGGCGGTGCTGAAATGCGCCGCGGCGGCGGGCCTGACCCTGATCGAGCGCCCGTTCACCCCGGAAGAAGCCTATGAGGCGCGGGAAGCCTTTTCGACCAGCGCCTCGGCCTTCGTCATGCCGGTGATCAAGATCGACGACCACATCCTGGGCAACGGCGTGCCCGGCCCGGTGACCCAGAAACTGCGCGAGCTGTACATCGCGGAAGCCAAGGCGGCGGCGGTCTAGGCGTTCCCGGTGCCTCCCGTTCGCGACGGGTTGGCAGGATGCGGAAGCTCAATTATACTGTGGTTCACTGTAAAATTGAGGTAGCGATGCGGAAGCCCTCCCGATTACCTGCCATGCCGTTCGTTTCGCGCGGCGCGGCGCCACGTGCGATGGCGATGGCCGGGATGATGATCGTCTGCGGCGCAACGGCCCATGCGGCGGAGGACCGGGCGGTTCTCAAGCTGCGCGGGGTGATCCACAAATCCGTGACCGTCGCCCTGGCGCCGGACGGCGTCGACGGGCAATTCGCCGGCCCGATGCGGACCCTGCGCATCAGTGAGGAAACCAATTTCGCAAGCCCCTACCGCATGTATCTGGAAGGCGGCGGCGTGCGTGCGGTTTTCGATGGCCGGCCTGTCGCCTTTGACCGCGGCCGCGGCCTGCTGGAGGCTCAGGGTCTCGGCCAGGATGGCCGGACGACGCGACGGACCCGCGCCCTGGCGTTGCGCGGCGCGCCGTCGGCGGCCGATACCCGGCCTTACGTCCTGGTCGTCAGCATCCCCTGAGAATCAAATCGGCTGTCTCCACAACCGTCGGACACGGCTGTCGCGCCCCCGGCGCAGTCCCCCGCCCGCTGCCCCTGAATTGACCGGGATCAATGCAAACATCCGCGCCGCGCTGTTTACTGTTTCCAAGTTGTTGATTCCGGCAGTTACATGTGGTGGTAAGGGTGTGACCTTTCCGCAAACAAGACAGCCGATGGAGCCATGGATAAGGAACGAAAAATGTTCAAATCACGCAGGAAAGCCTTTTCGGCCCGTGCCGCCCTTGCCGCGTTGGTCGTTGCCACCGGGGTGGGTTACGTCGGCGACAACGTCGATGCGGCGACGACCGGTAATATCACCCTGATGGGGACGGTCGGCACGGCGTTGGATATCGAAGTGACGCCTGCGGGCAGCTACAACAGCCTGGGCCTTGGGTCTTCGCAAACCGACGTTCTCGTGGCGACTGTCCGGGAACGGGCCAACGTGTCCTACGACGTCAGCATCCAGTCGACCAACTATGCCAGTTGTGGCGCGGCCACGTCCTGTCTGCTGTCCGGCGCCACCATCGTTCCTCTGACGCTGAAGATTGACGGCACCACCGTCACCTTCACCGGCGCGACGATAACGTACAAGACCGCCGCCGCGGCCTCGCTCAACTGGACGACGGCGGAGAACGTAACCGTCAGCTATACGATCGGCTCTCAGCTGCCGGCGGGCACCTACACGGAAACCTATACCTTCACCATCAGCGCGACTTAGAAAGCTCTGCCGGCAAGGTAGGCGGGCGCAGGCCCATTCCCACGGCCCGCGAGGCCTGAGTTCGGCCCCGCGTGCGGTTCATCATCCCGTTCTGAGAATCGACGGGGTCTTGTCCGCAGCCACCGGATTCGCGCCTTGCCTGATGAACCCGTTCCCCGCGCCCGAATTGACCGGGATCAATGTGAAAAACCGCCGAACGCAGTTTACTATTTCCAAAGTGGCGTTTCCGGCTGTTATGTTTGGGGTGAAGGGTTGAGCTTCCTCCGCGGACAAAGCAACCGGCGGAACCTTTAAGAAGGAGTGAGGAATGCTGAAATTAAGCAAAAGGGGCCTCCCGGCCCGTGCCGCCCTTGGCGCGCTGGTCGTTGCCGCAGGGGTGAGTTATGTCGGCTTGAACGTTTATGCCGCCACTGACAGCGGCACCCTTACCTTAACCGGCACGATCGCCGAAAATGTGTCGATCACCGTCACGCCCACGGGCAACTACAACAACCTGGACATTACGACGCTGCAAAGCGTGACCGATGAGTCCGTGGCGACCGTGTCGGAAACCGCCAACGTCGCCTATACGGTCAGCGTGCAGTCGGCCAACCTGGCGTCCTGCACGACGCCGAACACGTCCTGCCTGCTGTCGGGCACCAATGCCATCGACCTGACGCTGAAGATCGCCGGCAGCACCATCACCTTTGACACCAACCCGAAGCAGTACAAGACCGGCGCCATCGCCCTGACCGGCACCACGCCGGAAAGCGTGGCCGTCAGTTACACCATCGGTCAGGCCTATCCGGCGGGCACCTATACCGAAACCTACACGTTCACCATCACCTCGGTATAAGGACGGAATGATGCGGTTTCAGCCAATTTTCGAAACAGTGGCGCACGACGGTGCACTGTCACGCCGGCGGGGGGCGCATCGCGGTTTCGCGGCGTTCGTACTGCTGCTGGCCCTGGTCGCGGCGACCCCTGCAAGCGCCTTCCGCCTGACCCCGATCGTCGAGGACTTCCAGCCCACCGGGCGCGAGGCGGTCAAGAACTTCACGGTCACCAACACCACGCCGGAACGTATCGCCGTCGAAATCAGGATGATGAAACGGGCAATCCGGCCGGACGGCCAGGAAATCCTGACTCCGGAAGACAAGGATTTCGTCGTGTTCCCCACCCAGGTGGCGCTGGAGCCCGGCAAGTCCCAGGCCGTGCAGGTGCGCTGGGTCGGCGACCCGGAGCCCAAGACCGAACTGGCCTACCGTATCATCGCCGAACAACTGCCCGTCGAGTTGGACAAGGCGCGCCAGGACATCGCTTCCATCCGGCTGCTGATCAAGTACGAAGGCTCCGTTTATATTCTGCCCAAGGGCGCCAAGGCCGACGTTTCCATGACCGGCCTGCGCCCGGCCAAGGGCACCGACGGCAAGCCGGGCCTGCAAGTGACGCTGGTCAACAAGGGCCTCGCCCACGGCATCGTCCGCGAAGCGAAGCTGGCACTGACCGATTCCGCGGGGGGCAAGGTCACCCTTTCCGGCGCGGCGGCCAAGGCGCTGGAAAACATCAACGTCCTGGCCGGCGGCACGCGCAACGTGGTGCTGCCGTGGCCGGCCGGGCTGAAAGCGGGCGAAGTCAAAGGCACTCTGGAAGCCAAGGTCGAACGATAACCCCCGGTCCGCCCCGTCTCCGCCAGAAGCCATTGCTGATTGATTGATGGGTCCTGTTGCGCGCGCTGCCGCGATCATTCTAGCCCTCGCCGGGGGAGGAGCGTTCGCGGTTCCGGCTGTGCGGGCCCAGCCCTCCTCGGAATCTCCCACCGTACCGGCGGCGCAAAGCCTGATTATCCCGCTGTTCGTCAACGGCCGATTCCAACGGGAATTGCGCGCGCTGATCCCGGGGAAAGGGGAGGCCCTGCGGTTCGAGGCCAAGGTTTTCATCGCCGTCGCCGAACGCGGCCTGCGCGAAGACCTGATCGCCGATCTGACCTATCGCACCAACGCCCAGGGTTTCCTGTCGATCGACGACCTGCGGGCGATCGGCCTGGAAGCCACCTTCGATGTGGCGCAGTTGCGCCTGGCGGTACAGGTGCCGTTCGACCTGTTACGCCCGCAGCTCATCGAATTGCAGCGGCGCGCGCCGTCGCCGAACGCCGACCCCCTGATTCAGCCGGACGGCTTCAGCGCCTTCGTCAACGCCCGCGGCACGTTGGAATACATCCACGAAATCCAATCCACCGACACGGGGCCGGGCGGCCAGCCGCTGTTCGTCAATTTCGACGGCGCCTTCAACCCCGGCCCCTTCGTCGTGGAATGGGCCGCGACCTATGATCAGGATCGCGACTATCGCTGGCAGCGCAACGACATCAGCGCCGTGTTCGACCAACCGGAAAACGCCTGGCGCACGCGGATCGGCGATCTGTCCTACCCAACCACCGGATTTCAAAGCTTCGTCGCCGCAGGCGGCATCACCTTCGCCAAGAACTTCGACCTGCAGCCCTATCGCGTAACCCAGCCGACCGTGCGCGGCAGCTTCCTACTGAAGCAGGAATCGAAGGTCGAGGTCCTGGTCAACAACGTCGTGATCCGTACGCTCCGCCTGCAGCCGGGCCCTTACGATATCCGCGATTTCCCCATGCGGTCCGGCATCAACGACGCCAAGCTGCGCATCACCGACGCCGCGGGGCAGGTGCAGGTCATCGACTATCCCACCGTGGTCGACAGCACCTTGTTGGCCCCGGGCGAGCACGAGTTTTCCTATTCCCTCGGTTTCCCATCGGCGACACGAAACGGCTTCCGGCGCTATGACGGCGCCCTGGGCGCCCTGTCCCTGTTCCACCGCCTCGGTCTCAGCGACAACCTGACCTTGGGCGCCAATTTTCAGGGCAATC
This window harbors:
- a CDS encoding D-amino-acid transaminase; amino-acid sequence: MSRTVYVNGDYVPEEEAKVSIFDRGFLFADGIYEVSSVLDGKLIDNAGHMARLARSLAELKMARPCSDDELQTIQKELIARNNLAEGVVYMQITRGAADRDFNFPKEATPSLVMFTQEKNILNSPTAAKGLSVVTLPDIRWHRRDIKTVQLLASSLAKQTAKDMGADDAWLVEDGFVTEGTSNNAFIVTDDGQIITRQLSNDILHGITRKAVLKCAAAAGLTLIERPFTPEEAYEAREAFSTSASAFVMPVIKIDDHILGNGVPGPVTQKLRELYIAEAKAAAV
- a CDS encoding 2-hydroxychromene-2-carboxylate isomerase, producing the protein MNTPAKPKAHWYFDYISPYAYLQFHQMDRFRDRLDIRLEPVLFAGLLNAWGQLGPAEIPQKRIATYKFCTWQAHRMGLPFRTPPTHPYNPLATLRLTLARGAAAPDVDKIFDAIWGRGLDVADPDVFADLKASLGPAPGGELDDQAAKQALKQNTDAAVAKGVYGVPTFAVEDATAEGGWRLFWGFDAGDWMLDWLDHPDMFAQPAMQAADDCRVGARRRRPEEKTEQA
- a CDS encoding fimbria/pilus periplasmic chaperone, producing the protein MRFQPIFETVAHDGALSRRRGAHRGFAAFVLLLALVAATPASAFRLTPIVEDFQPTGREAVKNFTVTNTTPERIAVEIRMMKRAIRPDGQEILTPEDKDFVVFPTQVALEPGKSQAVQVRWVGDPEPKTELAYRIIAEQLPVELDKARQDIASIRLLIKYEGSVYILPKGAKADVSMTGLRPAKGTDGKPGLQVTLVNKGLAHGIVREAKLALTDSAGGKVTLSGAAAKALENINVLAGGTRNVVLPWPAGLKAGEVKGTLEAKVER
- a CDS encoding glutamine--tRNA ligase/YqeY domain fusion protein codes for the protein MTDPTPPAAVDGAPSAEPDADGPRDFIRDIIRDDLAAGRAKGVVTRFPPEPNGYLHIGHAKSICLNFGVAQEFGGVCNLRFDDTNPAKEEQEFIDAIMADVRWLGFDWGDNLFHASDYFEQLYQWAEHLIENGLAYVDELSADDIREYRGTLTQPGKPSPWRDRPTDESLDQFRRMRAGEFADGAKVLRAKIDMGHGNMNMRDPVIYRIVKKPHPRTGDTWCIYPTYDYAHGQSDALEQVTHSLCTLEFEDHRPLYDWLIEHLPVPSRPRQYEFARLNLGYTVLSKRRLTQLVADGHVSGWDDPRMPTLTGLRRRGIPPETIRDFVSRLGITKQDSQVEFSLLEHCVREHLNKTAERRMAVLRPLKVVIENFPEGEVDNLDAINNPEDPDGGGHTVPFSREIYIEQEDFMEDPPKKFFRLGPGREVRLRYAYFITCTDVVKDAQGNVIEIRATYDPETRGGDAPDGRKVKGTLHWVSATHAVKAQVRLYDHLFREEAPGSGGRDYLDDLNPASLEVIRDAMLEPSLAGWPVGKTLQFERLGYFCADRDGTTEAPVFNRTMTLRDTWAKVQKQG